In the Acidovorax sp. A79 genome, one interval contains:
- a CDS encoding SH3 domain-containing protein yields MWTHHRSGASVLALSVVAALASTSTLAQGPAAGTPQLAPAKVRYVQGSWVNLRESAQAQASVLAQVPANTALDQLAERDGWCAVLYRGDARLGPALAAPLQAHVSCNLLSDQPLTLAQAGKDAARAFWVAPSPNRLRTYGNALPRPTSLQISALTKTHPPEAPVVYPVRPEFEAAKKLLRAGVLLRPDQEINRGEPVDPLVDLKLATRAVDHIPAVAPLATRPVLPAIAPSYFRTHASVALLHETDADGLAAVAGTRISVVPTGAPHGSFNRHMGPEIEFVTGFWDVGSADLTFAPALTLHAITHQGLVGARALRQRYWDISNADHYCGGHYPGKGFDDPREDDTVPVRGYARLSDTAEVLARLVVPGKLPPDAVKVKTRRYVTSWMQPADPPIRDKPQRKHTAVMVHEIDVDRDGVADILRIDTPAPGGMSFEPVFDWRWYLNINGQWFRAGYRVDQECT; encoded by the coding sequence ATGTGGACGCACCATCGCAGCGGCGCGTCGGTTTTGGCACTGTCGGTTGTGGCCGCGCTCGCCAGCACCAGCACCTTGGCGCAGGGCCCCGCTGCAGGCACGCCGCAGTTGGCGCCCGCCAAGGTGCGCTACGTACAAGGCTCGTGGGTCAACCTGCGCGAGTCGGCCCAGGCCCAAGCCAGCGTGCTGGCCCAGGTGCCCGCCAATACTGCGCTGGACCAGCTTGCCGAGCGCGACGGCTGGTGCGCCGTGCTCTACCGGGGCGATGCGCGCCTGGGCCCCGCATTGGCGGCACCGTTGCAAGCCCATGTGTCCTGCAATCTGCTGTCTGACCAGCCCCTGACCCTGGCCCAGGCGGGCAAGGACGCAGCCCGTGCGTTCTGGGTGGCACCATCGCCCAACCGGCTGCGTACCTATGGCAACGCCTTGCCCCGGCCGACATCGCTGCAGATCAGCGCCCTGACCAAGACCCACCCGCCCGAGGCGCCCGTGGTGTACCCGGTACGCCCCGAGTTCGAAGCCGCCAAGAAGCTGCTGCGCGCGGGGGTGCTGCTGCGGCCGGACCAGGAGATCAACCGGGGCGAGCCCGTGGACCCGCTCGTCGACCTGAAGCTGGCCACCCGCGCGGTAGACCATATCCCCGCCGTGGCTCCCCTCGCCACGCGGCCCGTTCTGCCCGCGATTGCCCCGTCGTACTTCCGCACCCACGCCAGCGTGGCCCTGCTGCACGAAACGGATGCCGATGGCCTGGCGGCGGTGGCGGGAACCCGCATCAGCGTGGTCCCCACCGGCGCGCCGCATGGCAGCTTCAACCGCCACATGGGGCCCGAGATCGAGTTTGTGACCGGCTTCTGGGACGTGGGGTCTGCCGACCTGACCTTTGCCCCCGCGCTCACCCTGCATGCCATCACCCACCAGGGGCTGGTCGGCGCACGGGCCCTGCGCCAGCGCTACTGGGACATCAGCAACGCCGACCACTACTGCGGCGGCCACTACCCCGGCAAGGGCTTTGACGACCCGCGCGAGGACGATACGGTCCCCGTGCGTGGCTACGCCAGACTGTCCGACACCGCCGAGGTGCTGGCCCGCCTGGTCGTGCCCGGCAAGCTGCCGCCCGATGCCGTGAAGGTGAAGACCCGCCGCTACGTCACGAGCTGGATGCAACCCGCCGACCCGCCCATCCGCGACAAGCCCCAGCGCAAGCACACGGCGGTGATGGTGCACGAGATCGATGTGGACCGCGACGGCGTGGCCGACATCCTGCGCATCGACACCCCTGCGCCGGGTGGCATGAGCTTTGAGCCGGTTTTTGACTGGCGGTGGTACTTGAACATCAACGGCCAGTGGTTCCGGGCGGGGTACAGGGTGGATCAGGAGTGCACGTGA